In Lolium perenne isolate Kyuss_39 chromosome 5, Kyuss_2.0, whole genome shotgun sequence, the sequence TCTGTATAACCCtgaaccatcgccgccatctgactataggcgttctattgaaaggtcgtacgaCCAAATGATGGAGGCGAAAAACCCCACTACCAgctcgggtatcagggagataaaagggatacaccaagtctaccagctcggagaACAACCCGTTAAATCGGTCCCCCCTCTAAAGGTGTTTGACGAGaaggccgttcaaagttctcgacaaatctcaaCCGATTACGCTACCGTTCAAAGCTCGGGTATATCAatatgttcaagggaaagatttggtcgagaatctcagcaagctaccaacaagtatgcgtaacttgcatacgTGGTACGGTGTTGCCGCAAAGGGAGGGatggagactatcatggtgcgagttaaggaagagcactacttccaagaatactctgtgagcgttgacttctccgagcttttccagttatacaatcttcgggccctcgacaaatctatcgtcagttgctattgtctgtaagtgatttatttatataatttgagaagtctttagctcagctccttgattatctgcaaattataatcttttgtgcgctatgttatgcagattgaagatgctcgaatgcaaaagggatgaaatcaaggacattgggttcattgacccggacacaatgcatgtcaagaccatagaagaacccctctataacagggatacaccggagactttgctaaggtttttgaagcgacaacgtgacaaaaagacaatactttggccttacaacttccagtgagtgttactctcttataacacattctattttgctcacttatatatatgacactacatatttaaacgtgcgcaggtttcactttattcttatcgtcattaaaatgtacgaaggagaagttgaagtctttgactcactaaccaaagagCCTATACAATACAAGTCTTGTTTTCTTATGCTCAAAAGGTAATTCAAATTCTTATCGGTTTTTTTGTTAGTTTCCTGATATCAACTGATTGATAACTCTTttgtgcattttcttttgtcgggcagcgtatgggaaactttcatcaaggaagatcagTCCCATGATTGATACTTCATTATTGTTTgactgaattatattcttgtacagaAATGCGCAAAACAACCACCGGGGactaatctatgtggatactacgtttgcgagtacatccacagaattgtcagcgagagagcgaataatgaaagaaatagagAGGTACGAAAAtaatattcacaaatttattttcttaccataagttgtgctgagtttcagtaataattgtttgatttgtgatttgatataacacacatagctcatgtattcatCTTATTCTTTTACAGTTGAGAAGAAAGCGGGAGAAGATCGGAATCGAGGAGCGCTTCAAAGCAATCGGCgatgaattggcgggatttttccttcgggaagtcataccaccatccggagagtaccactatgcataaAGATCTTCTCCAGCTCCTCGATTGCTTTGTGTGTATATATAGTTTGACTCGGAGTGTACCACTATGGTACATGTGTGTaatagatcgatcttcatgcttgTACTATGGTGCATCGACTTGATTTGCATCGGAGAGTActacttatgcaattacatgtgtgttatattatatgcaccaactttatatgcatcaccttgatcttcatgtactacgtaAACCCAAACGCATTtccggtgcatcgacgcgatatgaaacgctccgatacccctaaacccctacagaaaccctaaaccctgaattctctgccgcggcagagattctcGAATTTTCCCTGCCGAGGCAGCCTACCTTTGCCACCGGTTTGTAGTacaaaccggtacgaaaggtccatCGACGTGCGCTCTCCTGGGCGCCCACGTGGAGGGCcatctataccggttcgtaaggaaccggtaggaaagggggggggccttttgcaccggatattttataccggttgctaaaccggtgcaaatggccctctggaaccggtattgaTCAGCGTTTTTCCACTAGTGTTGTTCTAAATTTGATGTATCTAGATGGtaaatagtgtctagatacatctaaattaggCAATGTTAAGACAAATTTTATAGGATTGAGGGAGTTTTTTTAAAGATTTGGCTCATATTACATAGGTTGATTAATGTTAAGTTAAAGTTTGCATGCATTTCACCTGTCTTTGTACGTACGCATACCACTTGGTTAGCTAGTACGTACGTACTCTTGCATGCATGCAGTTGTCGTCCTGCTTCAATGCACGCCGCCCTGTGGCTCTGGTGTCTGAAAAGAACGTGGAATATTCTGAAAACGGAATGCTAGCTTCATGGTATGTCATAGCTAGTCCCTTGTCTCACCAGCGCATCGATTGTTCTGAGCCCCCGTGTTGAAAAATTACGAATGCAAAAAAGCAAGGCACTTGATCAGGACACATTTGGTCAGAGCAGCGAACCAAacctccttcttctttcttttataTTTCACGCAGCATTGTAAAAACTTGGCAACCATCACCTAGCTAGCGTGTTCTTTTCCTTGCGCGAGACACATAAACCTGGGTGGGTTTCTTGCTTGAGCGAGAGACAGGGACGGAGCCAGGAATGATgtatagggggggggggggggggggggggggagaactAGCTAAAATCACAGAAATAAGAAGCTGACATGGCTTGTGTTCAAAGAAAAATCATGAGCATAGGGGGGgcgccgccccccccccccccctcgtgcCCCCTTGTCTCCGTCACTGGCGAGAGAACTAGCACACAGCAGAGTGGGAGCATCGGCGCAGCTTGCTGAAGGGATAAGTGTGAGATCAGGTAAGCGTTCCAGTGGCCAGTGTGAGATCTGTGTTCTTGTTTTTTTACCCTTTGTTCCTTTCCCCCGATCCATGATATCAGGGGCAGAGTCAGCGTGTGAATAATGGGTGTACAGAGTCATATTTTTACTCATATTTCTGCTCATTTACCTGATGTTTATTGCTCTACATGTGAATTATACACAGATATCCAAGCTTTTGTAAAAATAATGGGTGTACATTCGTACACCCATGTACTGATCTCCCTCCGCCTATGCATGATATACATTTGCGAGGCACTTGGCTTGATGGTATACACATTTGCTCAGGCACCGGACCGGAAGAGTGATCTAGCTCAAGGGATAAGAGGAGCCACCGTCAGGGTTTTGGGATAGATCAGGTAGGCGATGCTACTGCTCCAGTGACTAGTGTGTGGGATCTGTGCGCTTTATTTGTTTACTCTTTCTTCCTTTCCCCTCATGATTTGTTGCTAGGTTTGTGTCGTTTGAGAGCCGGCCCATAGGTAGGGGCAAAGGGGCGCTCGCCCCAAGTCCTTCAGGAGCGAGGGCTCCGGCTCAAGATTTCTTTACATGCTTGATATATTTATACTTGTACTTAGGCTGTCAAGTTTAAAATAATTCAAAAAATATAGACGTCCTAAGCTACAGTTTACAGTTTACCATGTTTCTTCCCAAATATTTATTTTTATATTTATGTTTTAGGATGTAACATTTAGAATAATTCTATAAAATATATAAGGTCCAAGCTATGCCTCTACTCCAACTTCTTTTaacaaaaaaaatatttaaataTTTTTTCCTGAAGATACGATTTCTCTCTAGCCGTTCCCAAATGTCCAGAACAACACCTGCCCACgtaattttattattattaattttaaagatatatatatgtatatacacGTGTACACAAGCAGCTATTGGTAGAAATAAGAACCATGGCATAGTTCGCTTGATCAATAGAAATAAATATTTTAATACGTCTTCTTCAAGTTTTCAAAAACCATGGATCTTTCAAATGTAAATATTATTTAGTTTGCTATTGCATTACACTAATATTTTTCTTGTCCAATACTAATATATTATAAGTTTTTTGTGTGTAATGGAGATTGTTAGGAGGCCACAACACCAATCATACTTAAACTTTAAGTAATATATAAAAAATTAGCTTAAAAAATGTATTTTAAAAAAATCTAGAGTGggcggggcgggggggggggggggggcaatggcCCCCTGCCCTAAGAAAACTTCACTACTGTTAAGTGTTACTAGTCATGGAATATTGTACGTTCTATTTATTTGAACTTGATTAGCTTTGTGTACAAAAATATGTTGGTTATGTGTACCTTGTAGTCATGTACTCTGGCAATCTGTTTGTGGAAAGCTGGGCAGCTGAAGCAGGAACAGTAGTAAGTGGAGAGGTTTGAGCCCAAACAGCCAGCAATCTGCTAATGAGGAAAAAGTACTTAATTAGATGCCGCAAGGCCCATGCCGTCTAGTGAGAGGTGAAAAATCCCACTAAAAAGCACTGAGAACTAAAAGCATACATATGAATTATCATCCTCTGATCTTCTAGTGGTAGCTAGCTGAGTAAATCGGTTCTAAGGCGCAGTAGCATGCATGATAATCACTGGTAACTAAAAGGCACCCACTCGATGATCACAAAGGAATGAGCTGCTTGCAGTTTGGTGGTAGATCCACACACCGTGCATGCATATGCACACCATCGTTGATACACATGATATAAGTGCATGCAAACGAAGAGATCGACGAGCCTAAATCATCGAAAAAGATCTAGCTGACCCGAACCAAAAAGCAGCCAATAAAACTATCCCCTGATTGTAGCTGATTCCATAAAGCAACTTATCAAAAAACCACCTGCTGATTCCAAAAAGCAACCAATATGAAAAGACCATCTGATGATTTCCAAAAAGCAAAGAGTGATGTCGATGAACAGATTTTACTCCACCTTTTGGTCGATCGAAAATTTTAGTCCGAACCCAGGCCAGTCCATAGATTTCGGAGGCCCTAGGGTGAAACGATATCAAGGGCCCATTGTACATATGCACCACAGAATTCAAATACTAGTTGTGTGCCAACTGTGGCGACCTGGATATGCACTACACCGAAGGATAATTTCTTTGTACTGTCCAGGTCTCCATTTCTAGTGCACTAACCCGAAGGAATTATAACGAGTAAACAAATTGGTGAAAGCTTTGGAAGTCAGTATTAATAACTGAGCCTGCAAAAAAATCATAATAGTAAACAACTGTGTGAAAAACACAAATTGCAGGACAGTGATATCCATAGTTAAAAACTAAATTTAAAAATAAGATGGAAGAGGTaatcactagtagaaacaagggctttggttttttgctccaaagagcttttgcaccggtgctaaaggggtcattagcaccggttcgtgcggtctgGACGTCCATGGGGCATTTGcatcggttcgtgacacgaaccggtgctaaagagttGGCGTCAACTGCGAACCCTTTagcccggttcgtgttacgaaccggtgctaaagaacacgaaccggtgctaaaggtttttTGCCTCCCCAGGCACCaccacgcccccccccccccccccccgtggaccaCCTTTTTTAGGTCtgtaaaatataaacaaaaatggtaaaaaaaattcaaaaaataaaatcttttgagatttctgtatgttacgcaacctactattaggtaaAATtgataaatttgaattttcactttttttgcaaaaaaggttcGAAAAATGGTGAAACCGCATTaatttttgcatacgacgtcggaaaaaaacgtataatatatcaaaatgatcgtgggtttacccggttagccaatttttagattctcaaaattccaagttaaaatatgaaagcaggaagatttaagttttttgctaaaaatttaggattttatatattttttatttttaaaaattaaaattaataattgcatcctgcataaagattagatGTTATGCAGTTGCATCAGCTGGAGCTCTCTTTATAGTTGAATTTTTCCTGGGCTTCACCTTGGACTTCACTGTCTTGGTATCTGAGTCATTTCTTGGTTTGAAACCATCATACTTGTCGCTACGAGGGCTTCTTCTCACTTGCAGAGTGCTCTCTGGCGCCTCCAGTAAACTTTTCTTTCTCTTCTGGCCCACATGTACATTGCTATCAACATGATCTTCAGTTGTAGTGTCCAAAATCCTTAAGGGAGCACAAGTAACATCCATCCTGACAACTTTCCTTCAATTAGAAAGAGACACAAACTCATGAACCATCTCAAAGAAAACAGATGAAGGTAACTGAATTTGGACAGTGATAAATTTCCCATCAGTTAGAGCAAGGTGTGGAGTTCACAATTGCTTTCACCAGTATTAATCTAGCCCATATCTCAGCATGCATATCTTGAAATGAAGCAGAATTCAAATTGAAGGAATTTATCTGAATGGATCCAAGGACATCCAAATCCATGATATCAGCAGAGGAAGAGGATGAGTCAGATATGCTATCTGTCCATGCTTGCATAGGACTTTCTATCACATTTGTTGCAGGTGGTGGGACCCCAGCAAAAAAGGAACACCTTGCTCCTCAAGCATCACCTAAAAGTTGAACAAAGGAGGATCTTTATGGAGTAGTTGAGTAGGCTGTGCTGGATGTACTATATTCTCATCTTGCTGAACTTGGATGTGTTGCACCTGGTGCTGATTTCCACCATTGTGCCCTCCCACTTGTTGATTATTGTGGAGCCAAGTGGCCAACTGCTGCTGATCTCAGGTCCATACATAGGGTGAGAATTTCCATTAGCAGGGGCAGGGTCTTCAGGTGGTGGTGGAACATCATGTATGTGAGCAGTCCAAGCTGCACTCCTGAGCATAATAACATGCACTGTCCAACTATGACGAGCACCTCCTATTTGATGCATGACCAAGCTTCTAGGGACAAATTTGGGATCCACAATTCAAGCTTTAACCAGTACAAACTTCTTATTTCCTCTAGGATTATGCCAAATAGACAACTGGCCAAAGTCGTCAATAGCACTGTTCACATAATAATCGGTTTGGTAATCTAGAGGGAATCCCAGATAAAGAATCCAGATCTCACGGCCAAAGGTGGTAAGTCTCATGTTTCTAGCCACATCATGACGAACAAAAGTAACAGTTGTTTCATCATCCAATTCAAAAGACAAATTAACCACTACATCAGTAACCAAGGTTTCTGGGAAAGTGTACACGCCAATACCAAAAGGGTTATCATCAAAGTAGCGCACAATGTATCCTGACTCAACTAGCATATCCTTGATCGATTCTCTAACCATTTGCCTTAGATGCACATGCATGAATCTACTAGTCTCTGCAATAAGAACTCGGTCATGCTGAAGAGGAGCTACAGGGGAACAACCAAATCTGTTCTAACCTTGCGATCTGCAGGTCCATGATCAACCGCCATCCCATCAGGTAAAAATGCCAGCGGGTTCACTAATAAGGTGGCCATGTCGGCGGCAAAGGAAACCCTGGACGCAATTGGAGCAGATGAGGAAGTTGGAACGATATCCGAAAGAGCTGGGACTGACGGTGGAATATCTCTTAATTCCTTAACTACCCAGATTTTCCGAACAATTAAATGATCTATTTCTCTCTTATTGACTCTCCAAATTCTACCAGGCTTCGAGGAACACTATCATGCCCAATGGCACAATTGTTTGCAGGTTTTACAGCACAGCCCAATAGTGTAGCAATCTATGCTATGTTCAGGTAAAAAACATTTAGAGCAAGGGCGAGCAGGAGCATTTAAACACCGCGCGCAGCAGCAGTCCAAATGAGCACAATCAGCATAGAACCCTGTGCAGTTCTCACGTAAATGATCCCGAAGCCCACATTTATAGCAACGACCAATGAATTCAAAAACCAAATCTTTGGGCGGGATAATTGGTAAGTGCAACATCTGCATGATCTCTTCCTCTAAATATCCTCGTTGCCGCTGATCAGTAATTCAAGGGTGTGCACGGGTAGACTTTGGCATAGCAATCTCGCAAAATTAGGGCCGACAAAAGAACATTCACCTAGACTTGCATGATCCGATCAACAATGAACATATAACTGACCCACCAGGAAGGACCGTTGAGGCATCACCACCGTAGGAGCCACCGGCGGTGGTGTAGCAGAGACCGACGAAGCTCGTTGATGGATCACTAGAAGCAGTTCAACGGAGAATACCAGCGAGGATCGTTCATTGGATGCATTAAAATCCTTGATAAAACCAAATTTGGCCAGCTCTTTAGCCGCAGAGACCAATTTATCCTTTGCAGAACTATCTGCCAGAAGATCCAGATTCGGACGTAGCAAAGTTGGGCTACGTTGTGCCACCAAATGATCCATTTACAATATACCAGAATTCAATATTGTATGATTGAAAAATCCAGAATGAGCAGGATGAGCACCTCAGAATAGAGAAAAATGGCAAACAAAATCTGGCCAAACCCTGTCCTTTAATCCATAGATAAAATGGCCCACTTTGTTCGAAGCCAAGGAGAACCGAAAGCACCGATCACTGATCTTGTGAACATTATAACATTGTGCAATACCACCAACACAACATTGCAACACTAGGCCAACAGATTCTTCCGTGAGGCAAAAAGAAGCCGAGGAAAAGGAGACAACCAAGAAAAATTCCTTGGCAGAAGGTGAGGGAGAGAAAAGAACCGTAGATCCAAAACACCGACGAACCTGATCCGCCAGGGCCAAGCCTGGCGAGAAATCCCACCGAAGGATGGCATCCATGCCGCCTAGATCGAGGAAGTGTGGCCATAATCCACGAAGGAGGTGGAGAAGAGGGAGGGAGTCGCCGTCGTCATCGCCCACCTGATCGTTTGTAGTAGACTTAGCTTGTCAAGTTGTacttttttctttgtttctttgagCACATGTTAAAAATGAAGTATGCTTACACAGTATCCTTTTGGTCATTGCTATAAACTAACAAAGAACATGGTGTACCATCATGTTTTTAATTCAACCAAAATGATCGACTTGAAGAAAAATAGCCACTGAAATTTTTGTGACCGGGAACATTTACTAGCTTTCTTACATCATGGTCTTTGTTGTGTTGTAAGTCAATTTTAATTCTCAAGTAGATGCGGGTGTTATTGTGCTAGCATTCTTACATCATGGTCTTAATTAGTTTATAGTGTCTCAGGATACTGTTCTTCTAGCACATGTCCGAGTGCGCGAACTTGGTACCATGGTTAAATATATGATAACTGAGAACATATTCTTATGGATTTCCTCTTCTGATGTTGTATAAAAAAGAACTACACAAATGTTTAAATCATCTTCTTTTTTCTTGTGTGTAGCGATAACATCGGGGCTACAAATAGTTTCTTAcattatgatctttaataagttTATATCGTTTTAGGATATTGTTTCCTAGCACATGTCGAGTTTGAACTTGGTATCTTGGTTAAATATATTATAATCTGAAGTTTAAATCTCTGGTTCTTATAGATTTCCTCGGCTAGCTAGTACTTGCAGAGACCAAAGAGGCTGATTGCATGCATGATTTTATTTATCAGTGTTTTTTTGTGGGATTTTTCACCTGTCACTTGATCGGTATGGGCTTTGCAGGCATCTAAGTGTTTTTTTCCTTCATGAGCAGAGATTTCTGCTTGTTTGCGCTCACACCTCTTCATATTCCTGTTCTGGCCGTGATTTCCACAAACAGAACGCCAGTACTACAAGAGCACATGACTACAGGTACACATAATCAGCATCATCTTTTACACAAACCAAATCGAGTTCAAGAAAACAGGACGTAGAATATTCCTTTTTATAGTTGTATAATTGTTTTCTTTGTGTCTGTCATCGCTGTAAACCAATAAAGAACATGATCTACCATTATTTTTTAATTCAACCAAAATGATCCACTTGAAGAAAATAAACCAGTGAACTTTTTGTGACCCTGAACATTTACAGCTTTCGTACATAGTGGTCTTTGTTATGTTGTAAGTTAATTGCAACTCTCAAGTAGATGCATGTGAGTGTTGCTGTGCTAGCTTTCTTACATCACGGTCTTAATAATTAGTTTATCGCTATTAGGATCCTGTTTTTCTAGCACATGTCTGAGTGTGTGAACTTGGTACCATGGTTAAATATGATAAACTGAAGATAACATATTCTTATGGATTTCCTCTTCTGATATTTTGTATAAAAGAAGAATTACACAAATTTATAtcatctttttttttcttgtgGGGTGCAGCGATAAACGGTGAATGTTTTGTGACCGCGAACATTTACTAGCTTTCGTACCATCATTTTTTTATTCAACCAAAATGATTCACTTGAAGCAAATAAACCATTAATTGTTTTGTGACTGCGAACATTTACTTGCTTTCGTAGATCATGGATCATGGTCTTTATTGTGTTGTAAGTTAAATTTGAACTCTCAAGTAGATGAGGGTGTTGTTGTGCTAGCTAGCACTAGCAGAGAGGATTATTGCATGAGTCCGTTTACTTCTCGGTGTTTCTCTTGATCGGTATGGGCCTTTCAGGCAtctaatgtttcttttctttctgaGGAGATTGCTGGTTGTTTGGGCTCAAACCTCTTTCAGCCGGCCGTGCTTTCAACAA encodes:
- the LOC127304623 gene encoding uncharacterized protein translates to MRNLHTWYGVAAKGGMETIMVRVKEEHYFQEYSVSVDFSELFQLYNLRALDKSIVSCYCLLKMLECKRDEIKDIGFIDPDTMHVKTIEEPLYNRDTPETLLRFLKRQRDKKTILWPYNFQFHFILIVIKMYEGEVEVFDSLTKEPIQYKSCFLMLKSVWETFIKEDQSHD